GGAGACGGTCGGGCGGGACGTCGAGCTGGGCACCGACCGCTTCGGCGATCCGCGCCCGGGCGCGCTCGGCGGCCTCGCGCGCCGCGTTGCCGACCATCAGCGTGACGCGTGACGAATAGCTGCCGAGATCGACCGGGGTGAGGTCGCTGTCGGCGACGCAGAGGCGCAGGTCGGCGAGCTCGATGCCCAGCACCTCGGCGACGGCGCCGGCGAGGATCGAGTCCGAGCCCTGGCCGATCTCGCTCGCGCCGCAGAAGACGGCGACCGAGCCGGAGCGGTCGAGCTTGAGCATCACCCCGGACTGCGGCATGTGGTTCCAGTAGATCGGCAGTCCGGCACCGCAGAGGTAGGCGCCGCAGGCCAGGCCCAGGCCGCGCCCTTCGGGAAGTCGGCCCCAGCGTTCGAGGAACCGGCTTCCGGCCACGACGGCCTCGAGGCATCGACCGAGTCCGGTGGTGCCGACCTGGAGCCAGTTCGCGGTGACCGTTCCGGGCGGGAGCAGGTTGCGCCGGCGGAGCTCGGCGGGATTCAGGCCGAGCGCCACGGCGATCTTGTCGAGCTGCACCTCCCAGGCGAAGCGCGGCTGCGGCGTGCCGTGACCGCGCTTCGGACCGCAGGGCGGTTTGTTGGTGAAGGCGCGGACGCCGTCGAAGCGGTAGTGCGGGATCTCGTAGGTGACCGTCTGCAGCGCCCCGGTGTAGTAGGTACTGGCGACGCCGTAAGAGCCGTACGCTCCGCCGTCGAGGGCCGTCTCGAGATGCTGTGCGGTGATCTTCCCGTCCCGGGTGACACCGGTGCGCTGGCGCATCAGCACCGGATGGCGACCGCGATGGCAGTAGAAGACCTCCTCGCGGGTGAGGGCGATCTTCACCGGCCGTCCGAGCACGAGGGCCATCTTCGCCGCGACGATCTCGTGGCCGAACGGGTCGCTCTTGCCGCCGAAGCCGCCGCCGTTGCTCGTGGCGATGACGCGGATGCGCGCCGCCGGCAGGCCGAGGACGCGGGTCAGGGCGCGATGCAGGTAGTGCGGCGTCTGGGTCGAGGAGTGGACGGTGACGCGGCCCTCGTCCTCCGGGACGGCGACGCTGGCGTGCTGCTCGAGGGCCAGGTGCGTGTTGCCGTCGTAGAAGAAGAGGTCCTCGAAGATCTCCTCGGCGTCGTCGAAGCCTCGAGCAACGTCCCCGAACTCCATCGACACCTTCTTGTGCAGGTTCCCGTCGTCGGCGTGAGCGTGCAGCTGCGGGGCCGGCGTGGCGATCGCCTCGTCGATCGTGGCGATCGTCGGCAGCGTCTCGTAGTCGACGCGCACCTTTCGGACGGCCTCTTCCGCTGCCTCCTCGCTGGTCGCGGCGATCGCCGCCACCGGGTCGCCGACGTGCCGCACGACCTCGAGGCAGAGGGCGTGCTCGTCCTGGGAGACCGGCAGGATGCCGAAGGGAACGGGGAGGTCGCGACCGCTGAGCAGGCCGAGAACGCCCGGTACGGCCGCGGCCTCCGCGAAGTCGATGCCACGGATCCGGGCGTGCGGCACGGTCGAGCGCACCAGCTTGAGGTGGGCGAGCCGAGGGAAGGTCAGATCGTCGGCGAAGCGCGTCGCCCCGGTCACCTTGGCTCGACCGTCGACGCGCCGGAAGGGGGTTCCGAGCAGCTGGAGCTCCTCGGCATCGCCTGCGGGCTGGGGCCGCGGGTCCGTCGGTTCGGTCACGTGTCGCGCTCCTTGCCCGGCGGGACGTCGCCGTAGAACGACGAACGCGGCGGCTCGGTCGCCTCGCCCCGCAGCCGCGCCGCGGCCCAGCTCACCGCGTCGACGATCTTGTGGTAGCCGGTGCAGCGACAGAGGTTGCCGGCCAGCGCGGCGCGGATCTCGTCGGGCGTGGGAGCGGAGCTCTCCGCCAGCAGCGCCTTCGCCGTCATCAGCATCCCCGGTGTGCAATAGCCGCACTGCGCCGCCCCGAGGTCGGCGAAGGCGCTCTGCAGCGGGTGCAGCTCGTTGCCGGCGGAAAGCCCTTCGACGGTCTCGACGTGGCGCCCGTCGGCATCGATGGCGAGCACGAGGCAGGAGAGCACCGGCGCCCCGTCGAGCAGGACGGTGCAGGTGCCGCACTCGCCGAGCTCGCAGCCGTGCTTCGTGCCCGGTAGCCCGAGCTCCTCGCGCAGCAGCTCGAGCAGCGTGTGGTGCGCCGGCACCGCGGCCGAGCGCTCTTCGCCGTTGACGCGCAGTCGGACCAGCACGGCATCCTCACTCGGCATCGGTGGCCTCGCGCAGCAAGGTGTCGACGAGCTCGGGGGGCGGCAGGCGGAGCTCGCGACGTGGGGCGAGCATCCCGCGGACGAGAAGCTCGGCGAGCTCGAATCCAAGGTGACGCGCACCTCCCGCCGCCGCGGTGGCAGCGGAGGGGTGGAACCACTTCGCCGTCCAGTTCACCGCTCCGAGCAGCGCGCGCACGGCGGTTCGCGGGTCGAGCCCGGAGCGGAAGCGCCCGGTGTCGATCCCTGCGACGACCAGGCGGCGCAGGGCGCGCTCGTAGGCGTTGCGGCGCGAGAGGATCGGCTGGCGATGCGGCTCGTCGAGCGCTTCGACTTCGAGATGGGCGAGCGAGCCCGGGGTCGTCTCGTGCAGCCGCACGACGTGGGTGACGACGGCGCTCGCCAGGGCGGTGTCGGCGTCCAGACCGAGCCGCTCGATCCGTCCGACCGTCGCCAAGAGGCCGTCCAGGGCATCCTCCTGGCAGTACGCGAGCAGCGCCTGCTTGCTGGGGAAGTAGTAGTACAGGCTGCCGGCCGTCATCTCGAGCTCGGCGGCCACGTCGCGCATGCCGCTGGCGTGCAGGCCGCGGCGGCGAAACACCCGTCCGGCGGCGGCGAGGATCTCCCGCCGGCGCTCGCGGACCTTCTCCGGCAGCGCGCGGTCGGCGGCGATCGTCGAAATTTGAACCACTGTTCAAATTCTTGCGGCGACGGCCGGGCCTGTCAAGGGCGGCGGCGGATCAGGCTCCGCCCGGAGCGACCCCCGGGTCGAGCGAGAAATCGACCATGCGATCGTCGTCGAAGAGAAAGCGACCGTCGAACGGCACGCCGGCGAGCAGGAGGGGGAGCCAGTGCCGGTCGTCCTCCCACATCCGTTCGTAGGGGATGGCGCCGAGCGGGCACCAGAAGGGGAGCGCTTCGGCGGTTTCTCCTGGTTCGCCCAGCGCCCCGGCGGCGCGGAAGACATGGACATGGATCGAATGCCCGTTGAGGAACTGGAAGCGCAGGAGCCCGGCCGCGAGCAGGTCGGTCGGCGTGACCAGAACCTCCTCTTCGACTTCGCGGATCGCCGCGGCGAGCGGCGTCTCGCCCGGCTCGAGCCGACCTCCCG
This genomic window from Holophagales bacterium contains:
- a CDS encoding molybdopterin-dependent oxidoreductase, with product MLGTPFRRVDGRAKVTGATRFADDLTFPRLAHLKLVRSTVPHARIRGIDFAEAAAVPGVLGLLSGRDLPVPFGILPVSQDEHALCLEVVRHVGDPVAAIAATSEEAAEEAVRKVRVDYETLPTIATIDEAIATPAPQLHAHADDGNLHKKVSMEFGDVARGFDDAEEIFEDLFFYDGNTHLALEQHASVAVPEDEGRVTVHSSTQTPHYLHRALTRVLGLPAARIRVIATSNGGGFGGKSDPFGHEIVAAKMALVLGRPVKIALTREEVFYCHRGRHPVLMRQRTGVTRDGKITAQHLETALDGGAYGSYGVASTYYTGALQTVTYEIPHYRFDGVRAFTNKPPCGPKRGHGTPQPRFAWEVQLDKIAVALGLNPAELRRRNLLPPGTVTANWLQVGTTGLGRCLEAVVAGSRFLERWGRLPEGRGLGLACGAYLCGAGLPIYWNHMPQSGVMLKLDRSGSVAVFCGASEIGQGSDSILAGAVAEVLGIELADLRLCVADSDLTPVDLGSYSSRVTLMVGNAAREAAERARARIAEAVGAQLDVPPDRLRFRGRRVFDATSPNDPARSLAWEDAVICAEARFGTLATTGSYLPPRSPGRYRGAGVGPSPAYSFSAAVVEVEVDPETGIWRPTHVWIAHDIGRALNPVLALGQVEGGVYMGLGEAMMEESAFRRLPRGRSNALVHKFPSVLEYKSPTFLEMPPVTTYLVEEPDPAGPWGAKEVGQGPLLPIPPACANALFDAVGVRVDQTPLHPHLVLKALDLKRQGKSARVGPERFPTVDFGETLHVPTPQQGGDGKAIDEARFRLERTLRSGHGTMPERDEALRTHDPARLTTR
- a CDS encoding (2Fe-2S)-binding protein encodes the protein MPSEDAVLVRLRVNGEERSAAVPAHHTLLELLREELGLPGTKHGCELGECGTCTVLLDGAPVLSCLVLAIDADGRHVETVEGLSAGNELHPLQSAFADLGAAQCGYCTPGMLMTAKALLAESSAPTPDEIRAALAGNLCRCTGYHKIVDAVSWAAARLRGEATEPPRSSFYGDVPPGKERDT
- a CDS encoding TetR family transcriptional regulator, which gives rise to MVQISTIAADRALPEKVRERRREILAAAGRVFRRRGLHASGMRDVAAELEMTAGSLYYYFPSKQALLAYCQEDALDGLLATVGRIERLGLDADTALASAVVTHVVRLHETTPGSLAHLEVEALDEPHRQPILSRRNAYERALRRLVVAGIDTGRFRSGLDPRTAVRALLGAVNWTAKWFHPSAATAAAGGARHLGFELAELLVRGMLAPRRELRLPPPELVDTLLREATDAE
- a CDS encoding 8-oxo-dGTP diphosphatase; the protein is MNDWKRVSEIDWEHWRPVDVATLVFVIRAGEVLLIEKRRGLGAGKVNAPGGRLEPGETPLAAAIREVEEEVLVTPTDLLAAGLLRFQFLNGHSIHVHVFRAAGALGEPGETAEALPFWCPLGAIPYERMWEDDRHWLPLLLAGVPFDGRFLFDDDRMVDFSLDPGVAPGGA